A single genomic interval of Argopecten irradians isolate NY chromosome 8, Ai_NY, whole genome shotgun sequence harbors:
- the LOC138329186 gene encoding uncharacterized protein translates to MNPYGTKWRCKGKNLPTPENGHVTTPLLRLDSIGEITSESSSTGRYLPDMGAIIDSAFKEMHKRMNPRTKRTFMDCSSTSNVMPLSMDRDFLLNQIKQQQFMTMDHSKTSPYAAPHWGCNKRIAAQPGYCAFSNFRSSPNSCKPEVKNFNFRNQKTGFHPAMTGHHIGQYPNKTPPHRCQSSNGYRSNRRPRRSFPSESPSDCTNWRKSAKENSCHDCPVHQHNAPERVQKPVLRSDDTSQTMSHSKSVENADCMKEIPKPVINVSCAMQIQEQLQEVSSAKMEEQAEEPSVSTTDSENDKVSNGEKSKSVQIVDWFECGQSERNGVGSEIPQRIGFRVRTLSLDSDSSSDPSIVNNKTLQREASVLSDIFQPDDTVYHLTCMFKENDSVINEKRSENSIENHQNECPSSPKENCSEDVAERTNTDSQQNTKCDAEKKIEPDSDKDCARRIVLLVRNNNKKGCRPSAKKRRRSKARKEDPTQIPNDHQKNNAQSSKFQERKCNATNSRKTSVPQKLGSTNTVAFVLGIDSNTSTDNSLKQHSFLVSFDSDSDISSEDSGDEFSDSDGVDELDFFSCPLQLNVICPVSLSDATSSPQKPSPSKSCESEESQNELKDINLKWSMNFSIIPQEKSTSKVTFADEDKLCTVYEVEDEDRKGHWEEFVRDRERFQRRIADVEEVLKPVLSIETRDRVFDKYFKTKSKEG, encoded by the exons ATGAATCCATatgggacaaaatggcggtGTAAGGGCAAAAACCTACCCACACCTGAAAATGGTCACGTAACAACGCCGCTATTACGGTTAGACAGTATTGGTGAAATTACATCAGAAAGTTCTTCAACTGGCCGATACCTGCCAGACATGGGGGCAATTATTGACTCTGCGTTTAAGGAAATGCATAAGAGAATGAATCCAAGGACAAAAAGAACTTTCATGGATTGTAGCAGCACATCAAATGTCATGCCTCTTAGTATGGATAGGGATTTCCTATtgaatcaaataaaacaacaacaattcaTGACTATGGATCACAGTAAAACTTCACCCTATGCAGCCCCACATTGGGGCTGTAATAAAAGAATTGCAGCCCAACCTGGTTATTGTGCCTTTTCAAACTTTAGAAGCTCCCCCAATTCATGTAAGCCGGAGGTCAAGAACTTTAATTTCCGAAATCAGAAAACTGGATTCCATCCAGCAATGACAGGTCATCATATTGGACAGTATCCAAATAAAACCCCTCCTCATCGATGTCAATCTTCTAATGGATATAGGTCTAATAGAAGACCAAGACGTTCATTTCCCTCTGAAAGCCCTAGTGATTGTACCAACTGGCGAAAGTCAGCTAAAGAGAACAGTTGTCATGATTGTCCAGTCCATCAGCACAATGCTCCAGAAAGAGTACAAAAACCTGTGTTAAGAAGTGATGATACTAGTCAAACTATGTCGCATTCCAAAAGTGTTGAAAATGCAGATTGTATGAAAGAAATTCCAAAACCTGTGATAAATGTGAGTTGTGCAATGCAAATTCAGGAACAGTTACAAGAAGTTTCCAGCGCCAAAATGGAAGAGCAAGCTGAGGAGCCTAGTGTTTCTACAACCGATAGTGAAAATGACAAAGTCAGCAATGGTGAGAAATCTAAATCTGTACAAATTGTGGATTGGTTTGAATGTGGTCAGTCTGAGAGGAATGGTGTAGGTTCAGAAATTCCTCAGAGAATCGGATTCAGAGTCAGAACTCTATCTTTAGACTCTGACTCATCTAGCGATCCATCTATTGTCAACAATAAAACTTTGCAAAGAGAAGCATCAGTTTTGAGTGACATTTTTCAGCCAGATGATACAGTGTATCATTTGACGTGCATGTTTAAGGAAAATGATTCAGTGATTAATGAAAAGCGAAGTGAAAACTCAATAGAGAATCATCAGAATGAATGTCCATCATCCCCAAAGGAAAATTGTTCTGAGGATGTTGCTGAAAGGACAAATACAGACTCGCAACAGAATACAAAATGTGATGCAGAAAAGAAAATTGAACCAGACTCTGATAAAGATTGTGCTAGAAGAATAGTGCTTTTAGTTCGGAACAACAATAAAAAGGGATGCCGTCCATCAGCAAAGAAGAGACGACGTTCGAAGGCTAGAAAAGAAGATCCAACTCAAATCCCCAACGATCACCAAAAAAACAATGCTCAAAGTTCTAAATTTCAGGAGAGAAAGTGCAATGCTACAAATTCTCGGAAGACCAGTGTACCTCAAAAGTTGGGTTCTACCAATACTGTAGCCTTTGTACTCGGCATTGACTCGAACACTTCCACTGACAATTCACTAAAACAGCATTCCTTCCTTGTGTCATTTGATAGCGACTCGGATATCTCCTCAGAAGACAGCGGTGATGAGTTTTCTGATAGTGATGGTGTAGATGAACTGGACTTTTTCTCTTGTCCCTTACAACTAAATGTGATTTGTCCTGTTAGCCTGTCTGATGCTACAAGCTCCCCCCAGAAACCTAGTCCATCCAAGAGTTGTGAAAGTGAAGAGAGCCAAAACGAGTTAAAggatattaatttgaaatggaGCATGAACTTTTCTATAATTCCACAGGAGAAATCCACATCCAAG GTAACCTTTGCAGATGAAGACAAGTTGTGTACGGTATATGAAGTTGAGGATGAGGATCGTAAAGGCCATTGGGAAGAGTTTGTCCGAGACCGGGAAAGATTTCAAAGACGAATTGCTGATGTGGAAGAAGTATTAAAGCCTGTGCTATCCATTGAGACAAGAGACAGagtttttgataaatattttaaaacgaAGAGTAAAGAAGGATAA